From a region of the Thiomicrorhabdus sp. genome:
- the thiC gene encoding phosphomethylpyrimidine synthase ThiC: MNSNNHKTTDRRQRRAEAEAFIQNVSGQSFPNSKKVYVEGKLHPIKVAMREIAVSDSISGSRDNPTYEKNEAIPVYDTSGVYTDSEVKIDVYRGLPKLRSEWIDARGDVEELESVTSKFTQGRLANEGLDHIRFDNLPNIKRAKQGQNVTQMHYARQGIITPEMEYIAIRENMRRSEVTDKELTQQHPGESFGASIPKIITPEFVRDEVARGRAVIPCNINHPESEPMIIGRNFLIKVNANIGNSAVGSSIPEEVEKLVWSTKWGADTVMDLSTGRNIHETREWIMRNSPVPIGTVPIYQALEKVNGVAEDLTWEVFRDTLIEQAEQGVDYFTIHAGVLLRYVPMTAKRVTGIVSRGGSIMAKWCLAHHQENFLYTHFEDICEIMKAYDVTFSLGDGLRPGSIADANDEAQFAELETLGELTKIAWKHDVQVIIEGPGHIPLHMIKENVDKQLVECGEAPFYTLGPLTTDIAPGYDHITSGIGAANIGWYGCAMLCYVTPKEHLGLPNKDDVKEGLMAYKIAAHAGDLAKGHPGSQIRDNALSKARFEFRWEDQFNLGLDPERAREYHDETIPQESGKVAHFCSMCGPKFCSMKISQEVRDYANEQEKVRLHDGENGQITEISLESIQVGMKEKSQEFRDAGSEIYQKEA, translated from the coding sequence ATGAATTCAAATAACCACAAAACAACAGATCGTCGTCAAAGACGTGCTGAAGCTGAAGCATTTATTCAAAATGTATCGGGTCAATCTTTTCCAAATTCTAAAAAAGTGTATGTTGAGGGTAAATTACACCCAATTAAAGTCGCCATGCGTGAAATTGCTGTAAGCGATTCAATTAGCGGAAGCCGTGATAATCCAACCTATGAGAAAAATGAGGCCATTCCTGTTTACGATACTTCAGGTGTTTACACCGATTCAGAAGTAAAAATCGATGTATATCGAGGGTTACCAAAATTGCGTTCAGAATGGATTGACGCACGTGGTGATGTGGAAGAGTTAGAGTCTGTTACTTCTAAATTTACTCAAGGTCGTTTGGCTAATGAAGGTTTAGACCATATTCGTTTTGATAATCTACCCAATATTAAACGAGCTAAGCAGGGGCAAAATGTTACCCAAATGCATTACGCTCGCCAAGGCATTATTACGCCAGAGATGGAATACATCGCTATTCGTGAAAACATGCGTCGTTCAGAGGTCACTGATAAAGAACTTACGCAGCAACATCCTGGTGAATCTTTTGGTGCCAGTATTCCTAAAATAATCACCCCTGAATTTGTACGTGACGAAGTCGCTCGTGGTCGTGCTGTGATTCCTTGTAATATCAACCACCCTGAATCAGAACCTATGATTATTGGGCGTAATTTTTTAATTAAAGTGAATGCCAATATTGGTAACTCTGCGGTTGGCTCATCTATTCCAGAAGAAGTAGAAAAACTGGTTTGGTCTACCAAATGGGGAGCTGACACGGTAATGGATTTATCTACGGGTAGAAACATTCATGAAACCCGTGAATGGATTATGCGAAATTCGCCAGTTCCAATCGGCACAGTACCAATCTACCAGGCCTTGGAAAAAGTGAATGGCGTAGCCGAAGACTTAACCTGGGAAGTATTTAGAGACACCTTAATTGAACAAGCAGAGCAGGGAGTGGATTACTTTACGATTCACGCTGGCGTGTTATTACGTTATGTACCGATGACCGCAAAACGTGTTACGGGTATCGTCTCGCGTGGTGGGTCAATTATGGCTAAGTGGTGTTTAGCTCATCACCAAGAAAACTTTTTATACACGCACTTTGAAGATATTTGCGAAATCATGAAAGCCTATGACGTGACCTTTTCGTTAGGTGATGGATTACGACCAGGTTCAATTGCCGATGCTAATGATGAAGCACAATTTGCCGAATTAGAAACTTTAGGGGAGCTAACTAAAATTGCTTGGAAACATGATGTTCAGGTGATTATTGAAGGACCTGGACATATTCCATTACACATGATTAAAGAGAATGTAGATAAGCAATTGGTAGAGTGTGGCGAAGCACCTTTTTACACTCTAGGGCCATTAACGACTGATATCGCTCCAGGATATGATCACATTACTTCAGGTATTGGAGCGGCTAATATTGGTTGGTATGGTTGTGCCATGCTTTGTTACGTTACGCCAAAAGAACATTTAGGTTTACCGAATAAAGACGATGTTAAAGAAGGGTTGATGGCCTATAAAATTGCTGCGCATGCAGGTGATTTAGCCAAAGGCCATCCGGGTTCACAAATAAGAGATAACGCTTTATCTAAAGCCCGTTTTGAGTTCCGTTGGGAGGACCAATTTAACTTAGGTTTAGATCCAGAAAGAGCTCGTGAATACCATGATGAAACCATTCCACAAGAGTCAGGGAAAGTCGCTCATTTTTGCTCAATGTGTGGGCCAAAGTTTTGTTCAATGAAAATCAGCCAAGAAGTACGTGACTATGCCAATGAACAAGAAAAAGTGCGACTTCATGATGGTGAAAACGGCCAAATAACTGAGATATCTTTGGAGAGTATTCAGGTTGGGATGAAAGAAAAATCGCAAGAATTTAGAGATGCTGGTAGCGAAATCTATCAAAAGGAAGCATAG